Proteins co-encoded in one Thermoplasmata archaeon genomic window:
- a CDS encoding prenyltransferase/squalene oxidase repeat-containing protein: MTGAPDPERWIRQSDEPALRWRWLVEVEGRPEGDREREAARAKIPRSGWAKAILDEQLPDGAWVGSKDLYRPKYIATNWRLLVLCDLGLTRRTPGIARAAELIFARYGGRDGDLGGRDSEACFTGNAVRMLARFGYADDPRLAEAIDWLVTSQKRDGGWYCWRRATGSLDCWEPLAALAALPPAARTPAVERAIASGAEFYLSRRLLDDGGPAYAPWRRTHYPVHYYYDFLVGLELLSRLGYGRDPRLGPALDLLESKRNPDGTWNLDALHPDFGTEEESQYGIGTPFYPFALERPGGPSRWITLTALAVLRRAGRVGRAAAVPTAGRAAPRGPARSPAEAAGRRRSARGRPRPTASPPRARPGRRRAPD; encoded by the coding sequence GTGACAGGCGCGCCGGACCCCGAGCGGTGGATCCGGCAGTCGGACGAACCGGCGCTGCGGTGGCGCTGGCTGGTCGAGGTGGAGGGCCGCCCCGAGGGGGATCGCGAGCGGGAAGCGGCGCGGGCGAAGATCCCGCGCTCCGGATGGGCGAAGGCGATCCTGGACGAGCAGCTCCCCGATGGGGCCTGGGTCGGATCGAAGGACCTCTACCGCCCCAAGTACATCGCCACGAACTGGCGGCTGCTCGTCCTCTGCGACCTCGGCCTGACGCGCCGCACTCCCGGCATCGCGAGGGCGGCGGAGCTGATCTTCGCCCGCTACGGGGGTCGCGACGGCGACCTCGGGGGGCGGGACAGCGAGGCCTGCTTCACCGGCAACGCGGTGCGCATGCTCGCCCGCTTCGGCTACGCGGACGACCCCCGGCTGGCCGAGGCGATCGACTGGCTCGTCACCTCGCAGAAGCGCGACGGGGGATGGTACTGCTGGCGGCGCGCCACGGGTTCCCTCGACTGCTGGGAGCCGCTGGCGGCGCTCGCCGCGCTCCCGCCGGCCGCTCGGACGCCCGCGGTCGAACGCGCCATCGCCTCGGGCGCGGAGTTCTATCTCTCCCGCCGGCTCCTCGACGACGGCGGCCCCGCCTACGCGCCCTGGCGGCGGACGCACTATCCGGTCCACTACTACTACGACTTCCTCGTCGGACTCGAGCTGCTCTCGCGACTGGGCTACGGTCGCGATCCGCGGCTGGGCCCGGCCCTCGACCTGCTCGAGTCCAAGCGGAACCCGGACGGCACGTGGAACCTCGACGCGCTCCACCCGGACTTCGGGACCGAAGAGGAGTCCCAGTACGGGATCGGCACGCCGTTCTACCCGTTCGCGCTCGAGCGTCCGGGCGGCCCGAGCCGCTGGATCACCCTGACGGCGCTCGCGGTCCTGCGTCGCGCCGGACGCGTCGGACGCGCGGCGGCCGTCCCTACGGCCGGACGCGCGGCGCCGCGGGGACCGGCGCGTTCGCCGGCCGAAGCGGCCGGTCGCCGGCGATCTGCTCGCGGTCGACCACGACCCACTGCCAGCCCTCCTCGAGCTCGACCGGGGCGACGACGAGCCCCCGACTGA
- a CDS encoding MBL fold metallo-hydrolase codes for MTRPPLSPHFRLQRVAPGVHVAIASLDGAGLCNAGIVDLGGATLVFDSMLTPAAGADLARAALRLTGRRAAWVVNSHWHGDHIWGNGAFPTSHVVSSRLVRLTIRRRSRRQFDLDRHEFRRRRDDGNRFGDGLSEVDRRTLLGWSRGLLGAPPRMPIVAPDVTFSEELNLEGSRRQARLITYGGGHSPSDVFAYLPDDGLLLVGDLSNSGMHPSVSDGDPRSWARILQRIDRLSSDSVLPGHGPFGPRSMLASTRRYLEYLDRIARTAVRRRAALRELLGRPLPREFRDWNFRMMYPGNVRRAFQLARRSP; via the coding sequence ATGACCCGACCACCTCTCTCGCCACACTTCCGGCTCCAACGGGTCGCCCCCGGCGTCCACGTCGCGATCGCGAGCCTCGACGGCGCCGGCCTGTGCAACGCAGGGATCGTCGACCTGGGAGGTGCGACCCTCGTCTTCGATTCGATGCTCACTCCGGCCGCGGGGGCCGACCTGGCTCGGGCCGCGCTCCGTCTGACGGGGCGACGCGCCGCCTGGGTCGTCAACAGCCACTGGCATGGGGACCACATCTGGGGCAACGGCGCCTTCCCGACGAGCCACGTCGTTTCCTCGCGCCTCGTCCGCCTCACCATCCGACGACGGAGCCGTCGCCAGTTCGATCTCGACCGCCACGAGTTCCGCCGCCGACGCGACGACGGCAACCGCTTCGGGGACGGGCTCAGCGAGGTCGACCGGCGCACCCTGCTCGGATGGTCGCGGGGACTCCTCGGCGCACCGCCCCGGATGCCGATCGTTGCCCCGGATGTGACCTTCAGCGAGGAGCTGAACCTCGAGGGTTCGCGCCGGCAGGCACGCCTCATCACCTACGGCGGCGGCCACTCGCCCAGCGACGTCTTCGCGTATCTCCCGGACGACGGCCTGCTCCTGGTCGGAGACCTATCGAACTCCGGCATGCATCCGTCGGTCTCGGACGGCGATCCACGCTCGTGGGCTCGGATCCTCCAACGGATCGACCGGCTCTCGTCGGACTCGGTGCTGCCGGGCCATGGGCCGTTCGGGCCGAGAAGCATGCTCGCGTCGACGCGACGGTACCTCGAGTATCTCGACCGGATCGCCCGGACCGCGGTCCGGCGACGCGCCGCCCTTCGTGAGCTCCTGGGGCGGCCACTTCCGAGAGAGTTCCGGGACTGGAACTTCCGGATGATGTACCCCGGCAACGTCCGGCGGGCTTTCCAGCTCGCCCGACGCTCGCCCTAG
- a CDS encoding alpha-hydroxy-acid oxidizing protein, with the protein MRENYGGFGAERQGAIYRAGATGQPPRLPISPEQLEAEATKGLPAETADYVAGGAGAGSTVGANRAEFDRWHLLPRMLRDVHARDLTRELFGVVLPAPVLLAPIGGLATVRTDGELAVARAAASLGVPFVASTLTSASLEEIAAASGTGRRWFQLYWGPDRDLNLSLVQRAEAAGYSAIVVTVDTRLLAWRERDLTRGYLPFLTGAGLGNYLSDPIFRARLERPPGEDPVAAARLAIAQIGDPTFVWSDVQFLADRVRVPIVVKGILHPEDASAAMEAGANGLIVSNHGGRQVDGSVPALRALPAVVAEVGGRVPVLFDSGIRRGSDALKALALGAQAVLLGRLYAWGLALDGESGVREAVENFLADLDLTLAEIGCARLSDLGRQSIAPA; encoded by the coding sequence ATGCGGGAGAATTACGGGGGTTTCGGCGCGGAGCGCCAGGGCGCGATTTATCGGGCGGGCGCCACGGGGCAGCCCCCGCGTCTGCCGATCTCTCCCGAACAGCTCGAGGCCGAGGCGACCAAGGGGCTGCCGGCCGAGACCGCCGACTACGTCGCGGGCGGAGCCGGCGCGGGTTCGACCGTCGGCGCCAACCGGGCGGAGTTCGACCGCTGGCACCTCCTGCCGCGCATGCTGCGCGACGTCCACGCGCGCGACCTCACGCGGGAGCTCTTCGGCGTCGTCCTGCCGGCCCCGGTGCTACTCGCCCCGATCGGTGGGCTCGCGACCGTGCGGACCGACGGCGAGCTCGCCGTGGCGCGGGCGGCCGCCTCGCTGGGCGTGCCGTTCGTCGCGAGCACGCTCACCAGCGCTTCGCTGGAGGAGATCGCGGCGGCGTCCGGGACCGGACGGCGCTGGTTCCAGCTCTACTGGGGGCCCGACCGTGACCTGAACCTCAGCCTGGTCCAGCGGGCCGAGGCCGCCGGCTACTCCGCGATCGTCGTGACGGTCGACACGCGCCTGCTCGCCTGGCGGGAGCGGGACCTGACGCGCGGCTACCTGCCGTTCCTCACCGGCGCAGGGCTCGGGAACTATCTGTCCGACCCGATCTTCCGCGCGCGGCTCGAGCGGCCGCCCGGGGAGGACCCGGTGGCGGCCGCCCGGCTCGCGATCGCCCAGATCGGCGATCCCACCTTCGTCTGGTCGGACGTTCAGTTCTTGGCGGACCGGGTCCGGGTGCCGATCGTCGTGAAGGGCATCCTGCACCCGGAGGACGCGAGCGCCGCGATGGAGGCGGGGGCCAACGGCCTCATCGTCTCCAACCACGGCGGGCGGCAGGTCGACGGGAGCGTGCCCGCGCTCCGGGCGCTGCCCGCCGTCGTCGCCGAGGTGGGCGGCCGGGTGCCGGTGCTGTTCGACAGCGGGATCCGACGGGGGTCCGACGCGCTGAAGGCGCTCGCGCTCGGCGCACAGGCCGTCCTGCTGGGAAGGCTCTATGCGTGGGGGCTCGCCCTGGACGGCGAGTCGGGGGTTCGCGAGGCCGTTGAGAACTTCCTCGCGGATCTCGACCTGACCCTTGCGGAGATCGGCTGCGCTCGCCTCTCGGACCTCGGCCGGCAGTCGATCGCGCCGGCGTGA
- a CDS encoding GNAT family N-acetyltransferase, whose product MPGDLALNLRDLAPDERAAAVPILIDSFVGIYRWHAKRTLREIERVRGADAGGQLLGISMLERLVPEVGYVYYIAVASAARRQGVGARLLDDALSLFRGAGVRIVYAAAEEDNRASLSLFRSRGFRPVDRDEPGWREGGLGAWGLRSRMRVVHGEVLLGRRFAPEPVAPPPTGPGAPGR is encoded by the coding sequence ATGCCGGGCGATCTAGCGCTCAACCTCCGGGATCTCGCGCCGGACGAGCGGGCCGCCGCCGTGCCGATCCTGATCGATTCGTTCGTCGGCATCTACCGCTGGCACGCGAAACGCACGCTGCGCGAGATCGAGCGGGTCCGGGGGGCGGACGCCGGAGGCCAGCTGCTCGGGATCTCGATGCTCGAGCGCCTCGTGCCCGAGGTCGGATACGTCTACTACATCGCCGTGGCCTCGGCCGCGCGACGACAGGGCGTCGGGGCCCGCCTGCTCGACGACGCCCTGAGCCTGTTCCGCGGCGCCGGCGTCCGGATCGTCTACGCGGCCGCGGAGGAGGACAACCGGGCGTCGCTCTCGCTCTTCCGGAGCCGCGGCTTCCGACCGGTGGACCGCGACGAGCCGGGCTGGCGCGAGGGTGGGCTCGGGGCCTGGGGGCTCCGCAGCCGGATGCGCGTGGTCCACGGCGAGGTGCTCCTCGGGCGCCGGTTCGCTCCGGAGCCCGTGGCTCCGCCGCCGACGGGGCCCGGCGCCCCCGGTCGCTGA
- a CDS encoding M3 family metallopeptidase — MAPPDVPGPSDVVTLGEMPFSLDAGELRRRGLAILRRADEEIEGLAHDESTPTVRSLLVPLNALLVRVIDVSHHGQLLFQVHPDGETRTAAREILEAADRFFHAFQLSAPLYARLRAIDLSRADDLVRFAVEKTLRRMRRAGVEKDATTRQRLQELNEEIDRVENQFGENIARLVRSIEITSAEDLAGVPADYLASHPPDERGRIRITTRYPDFFPVMAYADREDVRRRLLFEFMNRAYPENEPVLDRLLQLRYDFSRGLGYSSYAAFAIEDKMMGTPEAARAFLERSAGLLSGPAREVLARYLQRRRRDDPAASRLEPWDGAFFGPGYYDEKVRAEEFGVDLRVVRKYLAYGPVRDGLFALCQELFGLEFRRAREAEVWHPSVEAYDVRQRGVPLGRAYLDMVPRPGKFSHAACFGVREGVAGIQLPQAALICNFVDAAESIERARMEYQQVVTFFHEFGHLVHDLLSGRNRWVYHRASELEWDFIEAPSQLFEEWARDPDTLARFARDPDTGATIPTELVERLVGSLALGRSIFWIRQVALAAVSLELYDHPPDGRSVPAAARAAFGRYALLELPADYHFETAFGHLTGYSAFYYTYAWSLAIARDLLSPFLERKALTDPALAERYAREILAPGSERPAAELVRSYLGRDFTFEAFERWLGAVPRAPGAPAHAETRPGS, encoded by the coding sequence GTGGCGCCGCCCGACGTCCCCGGCCCGTCGGACGTGGTCACGCTGGGAGAGATGCCGTTCTCGCTCGACGCCGGCGAGCTGCGGCGACGCGGGCTGGCCATCCTGCGGCGGGCGGACGAGGAGATCGAGGGCCTCGCCCACGATGAGTCGACGCCGACCGTCCGCTCGCTGCTCGTCCCGCTGAACGCCCTCCTCGTCCGAGTCATCGACGTCTCGCACCATGGCCAGCTGCTCTTCCAGGTCCATCCGGACGGGGAGACCCGAACCGCCGCACGCGAGATCCTCGAGGCGGCGGACCGATTCTTCCACGCCTTCCAGCTCAGCGCTCCGCTCTACGCCCGGCTCCGGGCGATCGACCTCAGCCGCGCCGACGATCTCGTCCGGTTCGCCGTCGAGAAGACCCTGCGACGCATGCGGCGGGCCGGCGTCGAGAAGGATGCCACCACGCGCCAGCGCCTCCAGGAGCTGAACGAGGAGATCGACCGCGTCGAGAACCAGTTCGGGGAGAACATCGCGCGCCTCGTGCGGTCGATCGAGATCACCTCCGCCGAGGACCTCGCCGGGGTTCCGGCGGACTACCTCGCCTCGCATCCGCCGGACGAGCGTGGTCGCATCCGCATCACCACGCGCTACCCCGACTTCTTCCCGGTGATGGCCTACGCGGACCGTGAGGACGTGCGCCGCCGCCTCCTCTTCGAGTTCATGAACCGGGCGTATCCCGAGAACGAGCCCGTCCTCGATCGACTCCTTCAGCTGCGCTACGATTTCTCCCGCGGCCTCGGCTACTCGAGCTACGCGGCGTTCGCGATCGAGGACAAGATGATGGGCACGCCCGAGGCGGCGCGGGCGTTCCTCGAACGGAGCGCCGGCCTGCTCAGCGGGCCGGCCCGCGAGGTTCTCGCCCGGTACCTCCAGCGCCGTCGGCGCGACGATCCCGCCGCGAGCCGTCTCGAGCCCTGGGACGGCGCGTTCTTCGGTCCGGGCTACTACGACGAGAAGGTCCGCGCCGAGGAGTTCGGGGTGGACCTGCGGGTCGTGCGGAAGTACCTGGCCTATGGCCCGGTCCGCGACGGCCTCTTCGCCCTCTGCCAGGAGCTCTTCGGCCTCGAGTTTCGCCGTGCGCGCGAGGCCGAGGTCTGGCACCCGTCGGTCGAGGCCTACGACGTGCGACAGCGCGGCGTCCCGCTCGGGCGCGCCTACCTCGACATGGTGCCACGCCCGGGCAAGTTCTCGCACGCCGCCTGCTTCGGGGTCCGCGAAGGTGTCGCGGGCATCCAGCTCCCCCAGGCCGCGCTCATCTGCAACTTCGTCGACGCGGCCGAGTCGATCGAACGGGCCCGGATGGAGTACCAGCAGGTCGTGACCTTCTTTCACGAGTTCGGCCACCTCGTGCACGACCTGCTCTCCGGTCGAAATCGCTGGGTCTACCACCGGGCGTCCGAGCTGGAGTGGGACTTCATCGAGGCCCCGTCGCAGCTGTTCGAGGAGTGGGCCCGGGACCCCGACACGCTCGCCCGATTCGCGCGCGACCCCGACACGGGCGCCACGATCCCGACGGAGCTGGTCGAGCGACTGGTCGGCTCCCTCGCGCTCGGTCGGTCGATCTTCTGGATCCGCCAGGTCGCGCTCGCGGCGGTGTCGCTGGAGTTGTACGACCATCCCCCCGACGGCCGCAGCGTCCCGGCGGCCGCGCGCGCGGCGTTCGGGCGCTACGCGCTCCTGGAACTCCCGGCGGACTACCACTTCGAGACGGCGTTCGGCCACCTCACCGGTTACTCCGCCTTCTACTACACCTACGCCTGGTCGCTCGCGATCGCCCGGGACCTGTTGAGCCCATTCCTCGAGCGGAAAGCGCTCACCGACCCCGCGCTCGCCGAGCGATACGCACGCGAGATCCTCGCCCCCGGCAGCGAGCGACCGGCCGCCGAGCTCGTGCGGTCGTACCTGGGCCGCGACTTCACGTTCGAGGCGTTCGAGCGGTGGCTGGGGGCGGTCCCGAGGGCGCCGGGCGCACCGGCCCACGCCGAGACTAGGCCTGGATCGTGA
- a CDS encoding OB-fold nucleic acid binding domain-containing protein, with amino-acid sequence MAGIASLKPNQNATIDAKITAISAVRNVTTARGPAQVADATLQDETGTITLTLWGEDIARYSVGQSIRITDGWVKDFRGKLQISTGRSGKITIQA; translated from the coding sequence ATGGCCGGCATCGCCAGCCTGAAACCGAACCAGAACGCGACGATCGACGCGAAGATCACCGCCATCAGCGCGGTCCGCAACGTCACGACCGCCCGCGGTCCCGCGCAGGTCGCCGACGCGACGCTGCAGGACGAGACCGGGACGATCACCCTCACCCTGTGGGGCGAGGACATCGCGCGCTACAGCGTCGGTCAGTCGATCCGGATCACGGACGGCTGGGTGAAGGACTTCCGCGGGAAGCTGCAGATCTCGACGGGCCGCTCCGGCAAGATCACGATCCAGGCCTAG
- the ribA gene encoding GTP cyclohydrolase II, which produces MGIPRTEVDTLLKENETHVCPDAPEICVKVLAIADLPTRFGDYQVAAFWNSYDKKEHAAFIHGNVIGAEGVPVRIHSECLTGDAVGSLRCDCRDQLLESLTRIGQMERGIVLYLRQEGRGIGFVNKIRAYQLQDAGYDTVQANEILGFRADERDYEIAAHMLATLKVRSIRVMTNNPNKVADLESHGVRIVGRIPVIVPPNPYDRAYMATKQRKLGHLLDLEQEEELPDPAGPGS; this is translated from the coding sequence ATGGGGATCCCTCGCACCGAGGTGGACACGCTCCTCAAGGAGAACGAGACCCACGTCTGTCCGGACGCGCCGGAGATCTGCGTCAAGGTACTCGCGATCGCGGACCTGCCGACGCGATTCGGCGACTATCAGGTGGCCGCGTTCTGGAACTCCTACGACAAGAAGGAGCACGCGGCGTTCATCCACGGCAACGTGATCGGAGCCGAGGGGGTGCCGGTCCGCATCCACTCCGAGTGCCTGACGGGCGACGCCGTCGGGTCCCTGCGCTGCGACTGCCGCGATCAGCTGCTCGAGTCCCTCACCCGGATCGGCCAGATGGAGCGGGGGATCGTCCTGTACCTCCGGCAGGAGGGCCGCGGCATCGGCTTCGTGAACAAGATCCGCGCCTACCAGCTCCAGGACGCCGGCTACGATACGGTGCAGGCCAACGAGATCCTCGGGTTTCGGGCGGACGAGCGGGACTACGAGATCGCCGCGCACATGCTGGCGACGCTGAAGGTGCGGTCGATCCGGGTCATGACGAACAACCCGAACAAGGTCGCTGACCTAGAGTCGCACGGGGTGAGGATCGTCGGCCGGATCCCGGTCATCGTCCCGCCGAACCCGTACGACCGGGCGTACATGGCCACCAAGCAGCGCAAGCTCGGCCACCTCCTCGACCTCGAGCAGGAGGAGGAGCTGCCGGACCCCGCCGGGCCCGGAAGCTAG
- a CDS encoding GNAT family N-acetyltransferase, translated as MPSVPTPHPSSGPVATLRPAVDADAEAIAAIYNDAVVTTTATFDTEARSLAAQREWLAEHHAPYVVLVAVAAARVVGWASLSPWSDRRAYAETAEVSEYVGQGHRGAGVGTALLDGLIVHARSVPFHMLLARIADSNPASHRLHASRGFRVVGVMHEVGLKFGRRIDVALLELRLSAIGPAPMAERRQS; from the coding sequence ATGCCTTCCGTTCCGACGCCGCACCCGAGCTCGGGTCCGGTCGCGACGCTACGGCCGGCGGTCGACGCCGATGCCGAGGCGATCGCGGCGATTTACAACGACGCGGTCGTCACCACGACGGCGACCTTCGACACCGAGGCCCGGTCCCTGGCGGCCCAGCGCGAGTGGCTCGCCGAGCACCACGCTCCCTACGTCGTCCTGGTCGCCGTGGCCGCGGCCCGCGTCGTCGGCTGGGCCTCCCTGAGCCCGTGGTCGGATCGCCGCGCCTACGCCGAGACCGCCGAGGTCTCCGAGTACGTCGGCCAAGGCCACCGCGGCGCGGGGGTGGGGACGGCTCTCCTGGACGGGTTGATCGTCCACGCCCGCTCGGTGCCGTTCCACATGCTGCTCGCCCGGATCGCCGACAGCAATCCCGCGAGCCATCGACTCCACGCGTCGCGGGGCTTTCGCGTCGTGGGGGTCATGCACGAAGTGGGCCTGAAGTTCGGGCGACGGATCGATGTCGCCCTGCTCGAGCTCCGACTCTCCGCGATCGGACCGGCCCCGATGGCCGAGCGCCGTCAGTCGTAG
- a CDS encoding C2H2-type zinc finger protein: MPYVEYDEVEAICSDCGRIFRSEEALSAHREEAHAGLEASPRPARPVAAAVGVRCPVCGRGFDSATTLRAHRARAHAR, from the coding sequence ATGCCGTACGTCGAGTACGACGAGGTCGAGGCGATCTGCTCGGACTGCGGCCGGATCTTCCGGTCCGAGGAAGCGCTCTCCGCCCACCGGGAGGAAGCGCACGCGGGGCTCGAGGCCTCGCCACGGCCGGCTCGACCGGTGGCCGCGGCCGTCGGGGTTCGCTGCCCGGTCTGCGGGCGAGGGTTCGACTCGGCGACGACTCTGCGGGCGCACCGGGCGCGGGCCCACGCTCGCTGA